Within Microterricola gilva, the genomic segment GTGAGTTCCTCGCGGCTGAGCGCTGCGGCGAGCTGACACCAGGTGCTCGCGGCATCCGTCACGGTGAATCCACCGACCGAGTCCGCGCACGGTGTGTCGATCGGCAGCCGGTGGCCGATGACACCCGCGCGGCGCGGTCCCTGGCCGCCCAGCGCACCCACGTGGAGTCGAGTGTCAGCGCGGAGCGAGCGCGGCAACGGCAGGCCCAGCAGCGCCGCCGCCGTCTGGGCACAGAACACATGGTTGCGAGCGAGCAGGGGTTCGTAGCTGAGGCAGCGGTCGAAGACGTTGTCGGCGCGGATGCCGAGCGTGCGCACGCCGTGGAACGGGGCATCGAGTTCCCGCGAGCGCAGCCTCCCGGGGGTCAGCCCGTGGTGCCCGGTTGCGGCGGTGCGGAAGGCCGCACCGCGCAGGTATGACTGAAACGGCCTCTGCTCCGGCATGCTCACCATGCTGCCGCATCCGCCGACCGGCCATAGAAGTTATCCACAGCCGGTCGAGAGTGCAAAAATTGCGCAGGATCCGGGGATTCCTGCGCAATTTCTGCACTCTCGGCCGGGCGGATGCCGCGGCATCCGCCCGCGTGAGCTACTTCTTGAGGGCGCGCAGGCGCGAGATCTCGTAGAGCGTCACGGATGCCGCAATGCCGGCGTTCAGCGACTCGGTCGCAGCGCTGATCGGGATCGATACGACCGCGTCGCAGGTCTCGGTGACGAGGCGCGAGAGGCCCTTGCCCTCGCTGCCGACAACGACGACGACCGGGCGGTCGGCCAGCTCGAGGCCCGGCAGCATGACGTCGCCGCCGCCGTCGAGTCCGAGCACGAAGACGCCGGCATCCTTGAACGCCTTCAGCGTCTGGGTGAGGTTCGTCGCCATCGCGACGGGGGTGCGCGCCGCGGCACCGGCCGAGGTCTTCCACGCCGAGGCGGTGAGACCGACGGAGCGACGCTGCGGGACGATCACGCCGTGGCCACCGAAAGCGGCCGTCGAGCGGATGATCGCGCCGAGGTTGCGCGGGTCGGTGATGCCGTCGAGCGCGACGAACAGCGGCGTCTGGCCGCGGGAGATGACCTGCTCGAGCAGCTCGGTGGGGTGCGCGTACTCGTACGGCGGCACCTTGAGCGCGAGGCCCTGGTGCACGCTGTCGCGACCGGCGAGGCGGTCGAGCTCCGGGCGCATGACCTCGAGGATCGGGATACCGTTCGCGGTGGCCAGCTTGAGGGCCTCCTTGACGCGGTCGTCCATCTCGACGCGGGTCGCGACGTAGAGCGCGCTCGCGGGGATCTTGGCCCGCAGCGCCTCGACGACGGAGTTGCGACCGGTGACGATCTCGATCTCGTCGCCCGACTTCGGCTTGCGGCCACCGGCGGGGCGGCCGGAGACGGCGACGTTGCGGGGAGCGCCGTCCGGACGACCGGCGTCACGGGGCGCGCTGCTGCGGCGCTTGCCACCGCTGGCCGCCTCGTAGCGCTCCTGCGCCGCCTTGCGCTTGCCGGCGGGGTGGTACGGGCGGTCCTCGGCCTTGGGCGTGGGCTTCTTGCCCTCGAGGGCCTGACGCCCCTGGCCGCCAGAGCCTACCTGAGGGCCGCGCGCGCCCTTGCGTACGGCGCCGGCGCGGGGCTTTCCACCTGTGTTCTTCATGATTCAAGACTCCAATGTGCACCCGTCTGGGTGTCTTCGAGGGTAATTCCCGCGGCCGTGAGTTCGGCGCGGATGCGGTCTGCTGCCGCATAGTCTTTGTTGTCGCGCGCGGTGGCGCGATCGTCGATCAGCCGGGAGACGAGCGTGTCGAGGGCGGCGCGGGCCGCCGTGTCCTCGTTCGTCGCCCAGGCGGGAGAGAGGGGGTTGATGCCGAGGATCTCGGTCATCGCGACGACCTCCGAGCGTGCGGATGCCGCCGCCTGGAGGTCTTCGGAGTCGAGCGCGGCGTTGCCGGCCCGAACGGTCTCGTGCAGCACGGCGAGGGCCTGCGGAACGGCCAGGTCGTCGTCGAGGGCGCTGGCGAAGGCGTCAGGGACCTGCTCGACGCCACTGCCGGCGAAGCG encodes:
- the rlmB gene encoding 23S rRNA (guanosine(2251)-2'-O)-methyltransferase RlmB encodes the protein MKNTGGKPRAGAVRKGARGPQVGSGGQGRQALEGKKPTPKAEDRPYHPAGKRKAAQERYEAASGGKRRSSAPRDAGRPDGAPRNVAVSGRPAGGRKPKSGDEIEIVTGRNSVVEALRAKIPASALYVATRVEMDDRVKEALKLATANGIPILEVMRPELDRLAGRDSVHQGLALKVPPYEYAHPTELLEQVISRGQTPLFVALDGITDPRNLGAIIRSTAAFGGHGVIVPQRRSVGLTASAWKTSAGAAARTPVAMATNLTQTLKAFKDAGVFVLGLDGGGDVMLPGLELADRPVVVVVGSEGKGLSRLVTETCDAVVSIPISAATESLNAGIAASVTLYEISRLRALKK